From Streptomonospora salina, the proteins below share one genomic window:
- a CDS encoding Gfo/Idh/MocA family protein: MTAQASDRLGVGIVGSGFIADFHTRAFRGVRDADVTAVCGRTESAVRAVCDLAREQRVGDPAAYADVRDMVRDPAVDAVWVTTPNHVRAETVRAITEEVSSGRASLRGIAIEKPLGRTVAEAAEVKRMVDEAGLLHGYLENQVFAPGVTRAHDLVWSRGAREAGSPYLARCAEEHNGPHKGWFWQGDKQGGGVLNDMMCHSVEAGRFLLTPPGVPASEWLTPVSVDATIAALKWSRPAYAEELMRRYGPEVDYRNRPAEDYARSTIVFRNGDGDEVVAEGTTSWSYVGAGLRLSFELLGPEYAMQVNSLDTEAKVFLSREVAGQAGEDLVEKQNAEGGLMPVLPDEAGAYGYTEEDRHMVTRFLDDRRPDEGLDDGLQVTRLLMAAYLSGQEGRRIDLTDTAQQAELDSFVPRVAQGTWKPGH, encoded by the coding sequence GTGACAGCACAGGCGAGCGACCGGCTCGGAGTCGGAATCGTCGGCAGCGGATTCATCGCCGACTTCCACACCCGCGCGTTCCGCGGCGTGCGCGACGCCGACGTGACCGCGGTCTGCGGGCGCACCGAGTCCGCGGTGCGCGCCGTCTGCGACCTCGCGCGCGAACAGCGCGTCGGCGACCCCGCCGCCTACGCCGACGTCCGCGATATGGTGCGCGACCCGGCGGTGGACGCGGTGTGGGTGACCACCCCCAACCACGTGCGGGCCGAGACCGTGCGCGCGATCACCGAGGAGGTCTCCTCGGGGCGCGCGTCGCTGCGCGGCATCGCGATCGAGAAGCCGCTGGGGCGCACCGTCGCCGAAGCCGCGGAGGTCAAGCGGATGGTCGACGAGGCCGGGCTGCTGCACGGCTACCTGGAGAACCAGGTGTTCGCGCCCGGGGTCACCCGCGCCCACGACCTGGTGTGGTCGCGCGGCGCCCGGGAGGCGGGGTCGCCGTACCTGGCCCGATGCGCCGAGGAGCACAACGGTCCGCACAAGGGCTGGTTCTGGCAGGGTGACAAGCAGGGCGGCGGCGTCCTCAACGACATGATGTGCCACAGCGTGGAGGCGGGGCGCTTCCTGCTGACTCCCCCGGGCGTTCCGGCTTCGGAGTGGCTGACACCGGTGAGCGTGGACGCCACCATCGCCGCGCTGAAGTGGTCCCGCCCGGCCTACGCCGAGGAACTGATGCGCCGGTACGGCCCCGAGGTCGACTACCGCAACCGGCCCGCCGAAGACTACGCGCGCTCGACCATCGTCTTCCGCAACGGCGACGGCGACGAGGTGGTGGCCGAGGGCACCACGTCGTGGAGCTATGTGGGCGCGGGTCTGCGGCTGAGCTTCGAGCTGCTGGGCCCGGAGTACGCCATGCAGGTCAACAGCCTCGACACCGAGGCCAAGGTGTTCCTCAGCCGCGAGGTCGCCGGTCAGGCGGGCGAGGACCTGGTGGAGAAGCAGAACGCCGAGGGCGGGCTGATGCCGGTGCTGCCGGACGAGGCGGGCGCCTACGGCTACACCGAGGAGGACCGGCACATGGTGACCCGGTTCCTCGACGACCGCCGGCCGGACGAGGGGCTGGACGACGGGCTGCAGGTGACGCGCCTGCTGATGGCCGCCTACCTGTCGGGACAGGAGGGGCGCCGCATCGACCTCACCGACACCGCGCAGCAGGCCGAGCTGGACTCCTTCGTCCCCCGCGTCGCCCAGGGCACCTGGAAACCGGGGCACTAG